One segment of Panicum virgatum strain AP13 chromosome 1K, P.virgatum_v5, whole genome shotgun sequence DNA contains the following:
- the LOC120680296 gene encoding SEC14-like protein 5, whose product MGADCEDAVKQLSSLMEQVEAPLKRSFQNVHQGYPKETLMRFLRAREWNVSKAHKMIVDSLNWRIQNEIDSVLERPIVPVDLYRSIRDSQLVGLSGYTKEGLPVFAIGVGHSTYDKASVHYYVQSHIQINEYRDRILLPRLSQQFGRPVTSCIKVLDMTGLKLSALSQIKMLTSISTVDDLNYPEKTETYYVVNVPYIFSACWKVVKPLLQERTKKKVKVLSGCGRDELLKIMDYSSLPHFCRREGSGSSKHSSPDVDNCFSLDHPFHKELYGHIKEQASHRELIKMGSLHVSIPEPDLNEAKIVEVIQAEFQKIGEQDEITTNGHKD is encoded by the exons ATGGGAGCTGACTGCGAGGACGCCGTCAAGCAGCTCAGCAGCCTCATGGAGCAAG TGGAGGCGCCGCTGAAGAGATCGTTTCAG AATGTGCACCAGGGTTATCCCAAAGAAACATTGATGCGTTTCCTAAGGGCTAGAGAGTGGAACGTATCTAAGGCTCATAAAATG ATTGTAGATTCTTTGAATTGGAGGATTCAAAATGAAATTGATAGCGTGCTGGAG AGACCTATAGTCCCAGTAGATTTATACAGATCAATACGTGATTCACAACTTGTTGGCCTATCAGGATACACAAAGGAG GGTCTCCCGGTTTTTGCCATTGGTGTTGGACATAGCACATATGACAAAGCTTCA GTCCACTACTACGTGCAATCTCATATCCAAATTAATGAGTACCGTGATCGTATACTTTTG CCTAGGTTGTCCCAACAGTTTGGGCGCCCTGTTACCAGCTGTATAAAAGTTCTGGATATGACTGGTTTGAAGCTATCAGCACTGAGCCAAATAAAG ATGTTGACTTCCATATCGACAGTTGATGATCTGAATTACCCTGAAAAGACAGAGACCTATTATGTAGttaatgttccatacatattttctGCTTGTTGGAAG GTTGTGAAGCCCTTATTGCAGGAGAGGACCAAGAAGAAGGTTAAAGTTTTGAGTGGCTGTGGGAGAGATGAACTTCTAAAG ATCATGGACTATTCATCACTGCCCCATTTCTGCCGCCGGGAGGGCTCTGGATCATCGAAGCACTCTTCACCGGACGTTGACAATTGCTTCTCCCTTGACCATCCTTTCCACAAAGAACTTTACGGCCACATCAAGGAGCAAGCGTCACACCGGGAGCTCATCAAGATGGGATCGTTGCACGTCAGCATTCCCGAGCccgatctgaacgaagccaagATCGTCGAGGTCATCCAGGCCGAGTTCCAGAAGATCGGCGAGCAGGACGAGATCACCACCAACGGCCACAAGGATTAG
- the LOC120680443 gene encoding glucan endo-1,3-beta-glucosidase 14-like — protein MAPRWKSGDGRRRLLLLLCCSLLAFPCHCQVTNVSHRSDQGIHSFVGTYGINYGRIADNLPAPEDVVRLLKLARIRNVKIYDAEHKVLDAFRGSGLNLVVAIPNEFLKDMAANPSKAMDWLNENVQPYYPATRIVGITVGNEVLGGGDAGLAEALVGAVANVHDALRMLRLDRRIELSTPHSEGVFANSYPPSACVFRDDLMVYLRPLLDFFSKTGAPFYVNAYPFLAYMSDPSHIDINYALFKPNAGIVDPKTGLHYDNMFEAQLDAAYFALEAAGYPGMEVRVAETGWASAGDATEAGAGLANAITYNRNLRKRLFLRKGTPYRPGRVAKAYIFALFNENLKPGPTTERHYGLFKPDGSVSINIGLKGLVPSSAPPPPSSPMALFKARGWIVRYSAALLPCTLIFLALAT, from the exons atggcgccGCGGTGGAAGTCCGGCgacgggcgccggcggctgctcctgctcctctgcTGCAGCCTTCTCGCCTTCCCCTGCCACTGCCAAGTCACCAACGTCTCCCACCGCTCAGACCAAG GCATCCACTCGTTCGTGGGCACGTACGGCATCAACTACGGGCGCATCGCCGACAACCTGCCGGCGCCGGAGGACGTGGtgcggctgctgaagctggCCCGGATCCGGAACGTGAAGATCTACGACGCGGAACACAAGGTGCTGGACGCGTTCCGGGGCAGCGGGCTCAACCTGGTGGTGGCCATCCCCAACGAGTTCCTCAAGGACATGGCCGCCAACCCGAGCAAGGCCATGGACTGGCTGAACGAGAACGTGCAGCCCTACTACCCGGCCACGCGCATCGTCGGCATCACCGTCGGGAACGAggtgctgggcggcggcgacgcggggcTCGCCGAGGCGCTCGTCGGCGCCGTCGCCAACGTGCACGACGCGCTCCGGATGCTCCGCCTCGACCGCCGGATCGAGCTCTCCACGCCGCACTCGGAGGGCGTCTTTGCCAACTCGTACCCGCCCTCCGCCTGCGTCTTCCGCGACGACCTCATGGTGTACCTCCGCCCGCTGCTCGACTTCTTCTCCAAGACCGGCGCGCCCTTCTACGTCAACGCCTACCCGTTCCTCGCCTACATGAGCGACCCGTCGCACATCGACATCAACTACGCGCTCTTCAAGCCCAACGCCGGCATCGTCGACCCCAAGACCGGCCTGCACTACGACAACATGTTCGAGGCGCAGCTCGACGCCGCCTACTTCGCGCTCGAGGCCGCCGGGTACCCGGGCATGGAGGTGCGCGTGGCGGAGACCGGCTGGGCgtccgccggcgacgccaccgaggccggcgccggcctgGCGAACGCCATCACCTACAACCGCAACCTCCGGAAGCGCCTCTTCCTGCGCAAGGGGACGCCCTACAGGCCCGGCCGGGTGGCCAAGGCCTACATCTTCGCGCTCTTCAACGAGAACCTCAAGCCCGGGCCCACCACCGAGCGCCACTACGGCCTCTTCAAGCCCGACGGCAGCGTCTCCATCAACATCGGCCTCAAGGGGCTCGTGccatcctccgcgccgccgccgccatcgtctcCCATGGCCTTGTTCAAG GCACGGGGGTGGATTGTACGGTACTCGGCTGCGCTTCTTCCATGTACATTGATTTTTCTAGCATTAGCAACATGA
- the LOC120680536 gene encoding protein WVD2-like 5: MEDVVDDVIDATGPAAAVEDGASGKSALPSLGGHGEEEHGEKGNEDNSGESEVINPPEEAGGEATSPAEGRKPRLSKGTQSHGPKAVKSKSPRSGDEAQSRRRTPNSSLPKAPVARVSNGDASVCSNKAVKNESHSSSKDAALLDDSKEKRRTQKSSGQHSSIKRDEEDSNCESTKPRKVGSTPSYGFTFKCDERSEKRREFYLKLEEKIHARELEISNLQAKSKETEEAELKMLRKSLNFKATPMPSFYKEPTPAKVELKKIPPTRAKSPKLGRSKNKSTPETEENTTSDQPASLSLEEKVSQNGVKKPSPSNSAKKPQRKSLPRLPSQETGLLDDTASSSPARQLKNTKPIKGSAQETQSATGHLQGTEVKPDSVQGPIQAGANPDEQIAV; encoded by the exons ATGGAGGATGTGGTCGATGACGTCATCGACGCAacgggtccggcggcggccgtcgaggATGGGGCCAGTGGGAAGTCTGCATTGCCTAGCTTAGGGGGCCATGGTGAGGAAGAGCATGGGGAGAAAGGCAATGAGGATAACTCAGGGGAGAGCGAGGTGATCAACCCGCCCGAAGAGGCTGGCGGGGAGGCCACCTCGCCCGCCGAGGGCAGGAAGCctcgcctttccaag GGGACCCAAAGTCATGGACCTAAGGCTGTGAAGTCTAAGAGCCCAAGGAGTGGAGATGAAGCTCAGTCAAGGAGAAGGACCCCCAATTCTTCTCTTCCTAAGGCACCTGTTGCCCGGGTATCCAATGGTGATGCCAGTGTCTGTAGTAAT AAAGCTGTCAAGAATGAGTCTCACTCATCTTCCAAGGATGCTGCATTGCTGGATGACTCCAA GGAGAAAAGGAGAACTCAAAAGTCGTCAGGCCAGCACTCTTCCATCAAAAGAGATGAAGAAGATTCCAACTGTGAGAGTACAAAGCCTCGAAAAGTTGGCAGCACTCCTTCATACGGCTTCACCTTCAAGTGTGATGAGAGATCTGAAAAAAGGCGAGAG TTCTATTTGAAGCTTGAGGAGAAGATTCATGCAAGAGAATTAGAAATAAGCAATTTGCAAGCTAAATCAAAG GAAACTGAAGAGGCAGAACTCAAAATGCTGCGGAAAAGTTTGAATTTCAAGGCAACACCAATGCCAAGCTTCTATAAGGAACCAACTCCTGCCAAAGTTGAATTGAAAAAG ATCCCCCCAACCAGAGCTAAATCACCAAAGCTTGGCCGTTCTAAAAACAAGTCCACACCAGAGACTGAAGAAAATACCACGTCGGACCAACCTGCCAGCCTGAGCCTTGAGGAAAAGGTTTCTCAGAATGGTGTGAAAAAACCAAGCCCATCAAATTCAGCAAAGAAGCCCCAGAGGAAGTCACTCCCCAGATTGCCATCACAGGAAACAGGTCTGCTCGACGACACAGCAAGCTCATCACCTGCAAGGCAGCTAAAGAACACCAAGCCAATTAAAGGTAGTGCTCAAGAGACACAGTCAGCTACAGGGCATCTACAAGGAACTGAGGTGAAGCCAGATTCCGTTCAGGGTCCGATCCAAGCTGGAGCTAATCCTGATGAACAGATTGCCGTCTAG